CATTGTGAAGGACGTCGCGGAACTGGTGGCCGAGCGGCTGTAGGGGAAGAGCAATTTGGAGGCGCTGCCTCCAAACCTCCGCGAGGGGAGGAGTCCCCTCGACCCAGTCTCTTTCACCCCCCGCTGAGGGCCGGCAGGAAATGCACCTCGCTCGCGTCCGTCACGGGCTGACGCAGGCCGGCCCTGCTGACGACTCCGTCCACCACCACCGACATGCCGGGGCGCAGGCGTCCTTCCGCGCAGAGTCGGCCACCGATCCCCGGAAAGCGCAGATCCAGTTCAGCGATGATCGCTCGGACCGACTCGCCGGGGACGGATAACTTGTTTTGGCCGCCCGTCAGATCTCGCAGCAGCGGGGGGATGAATACGGTTGCCATACCGGCTACGCCTGTGCGGCTTCCGCTTGTTTCTTCCACAGCGCCGCGAGCACATTGGCCGGCGACATCGGCAGGACGTCCATGCGCACGCCGACCGCGTAGTACATTGCGTTGGCGATGGCGGCCGGCGGCGGCGAGATCGGCACTTCGCCGACACCGCGCACACCAAATGGATGATATGGGTTCGGGACTTCGACAATGACCGTGTCGATCATCGGCACGTCGAGGCTGGTGGGCATGCGGTAATCGAGCAGGTTGGCGTTGAGCAGGCGGCCATCCTCGCCATAGGTGAAGGCTTCGTTGAGCGCCCAACCGATGCCCTGCACGACGCCGCCCTGAATCTGCCCCTCGACGAAGGACGGGTGAATCGCCTTGCCGGCGTCCTGTATGGCCGTGTAGCGCAGGATATCGACTTTGCCGGTATCGGGGTCGACCTCGACATCGACAATGTGGCAGGCCACGCCCGGCCCCAGACCAGACGGATTGACGGTCACGCTCACCGTCACCGGCCCGCCAAGGCCGCTCAGGTGTTCAGCGAGTTCCGTGAAGCCGATGCGCTGGTCGCCGGCGCTGAATTCGCCGTTCTCATACGTGATCGCATCCGGCGAGACCTCCCAGAACTGGGCGACGCGCCCGGTCAATTCTTCGATGATCTTTCGGCCCAGCAGAATGGCCGCCCAGCCGGTCGCAAAGGTCGTGCGACTGCCGTAGCTGCCCTCGGTTTCGGCGACTGAATTCGTATCGCCGACCTGCGGCACAATTACGGCAGGCGTAATGCCAAGAGTTTCGGCAAGCTGCATGGCTGAGGCCGTGCGCTCCCCGCTCAGGTCGATCGAGCCGATGAGAAGGCTGATGGTGCCGTCGTAATTCACGCAGGCGGACGCGCTCGATTGGCCGCCGTAGTTGTCCCAGTAGCCGCAAGCGATCCCGCGCCCCCGGTTCGGCCCGCCCAGCGGTGCCGTGTAGTGGGGGTGGCGCCGCGCCGCTTCGAGGCACTCCTTCATGCCGATGCGCGGCTGGAGCAGGCCATCCGGACGGCGGTCGCCTTCCTGCGCGCAGTTCAGCAGGCGGAATTCGAGCGGATCCATCCCGCACCGTTCGGCCAGCTCGTCGATCAGGACTTCGGCCGCAAAAGCGGCATTCGGCGCGCCGGGCGCGCGGTAAGCGGCAACCCGGGATTTGTTGAGGACGACCTCATACCCGTCGATCAGGATGTTTTCAATGTTGTAGCCGGCGAGCAGCATGGCCGCCCCGGCACCGACGAACGAGCCGCCCGGATAGGCGCCCGTCTCGTAAGCCAGATAGCCTTCGCCCGTGGTGATGCGGCCGTCAGCGTCGGCCCCAAGTTTGACGCGGATATACGACCCGGCCGCCTGTCCGGTGGCCGCGAGGTCCTCGGCGCGGCTCATCGTCAGCTGGACCGGCCGATGACCGCTCTTCAGCGACAGCAGCGCCGCAATCGGCTCCAGATACGCGCTGATTTTGCCGCCAAAACCGCCGCCGATTTCGGTCGGGACAACGCGAACGCTGGACACCGGCAGGTCGAGGATTTCGGCAACTTCGCTCCGTATCCCGAATGCCCCTTGTGTGCTGCACCAGATGGTCAGCTGTCCGGCCGCATTAAAGAGCGCTGTCGCGTTGTGCGGCTCGATATAGCCCTGATGGACCGCCGCGGTGACGACTTCACGCTCAACAACGAAGGCAGACTCGCGGAAGCCGCGCTCGACGTCGCCCTGCAAGTGCTGAAGGTGGTTCGACACATTCGTCGGCACGCTGCCTTTTTGCCCCATCTCGTCCGTGCGCAACTCATCATGCAGGACCGGCGCGCCAGATTTCATCGCCTTGCGCACATCGGTCACATGCGGCAGGACTTCGTAATCGACCCTGATGAGACTCAGCGCCTCCTCGGCAATTTGCGGGCTGGTCGCGCAGACGGCAGCGACCGGATGACCGAAGAAGAGCGCCTTATCGCGCGCAAGCACATTCTCCGACAAATAGCGCAGGTTGGCGCTGCCGCCTTCGCCGCCGCTGACGATTTTGTTGGCCGCCTCCGGCAGGTCGGCAGCCGTTATGACCGCCCTCACGCCGGTCAGGGCTTCGGCCGCGCTGGTATCGATCGCGCGGATGAACGCGTGGGCGTGCGGGCTGCGCAGCACCTTTCCATAGAGCATGTTCGGTAGGCGAATATCCGCGCCGTACTGGGCACGGCCGGTCACCTTATCGGTCGCGTCGTAACGGTCTTGCCGCGTGCCGATGACCCGATAGGTGGTTTCGGCCGGCGGCGCAATTTCAGCAGTCATGGCGTTTCCCTCACGGTCTTGGCTGCGTCCAGCACAGCGCGAACGATTTTGTCGTAGCCCGTGCAGCGGCAGAGATTGCCGGCCAGCCACAGACGGGCTTCATGTTCGGTCGGGTCCGGATTGTGGTCGAGCAGCGCCTTGGTGGCGAGCACCAGCCCCGGCGTGCAGATGCCGCACTGGAGCGCGGCATGTTTGAGAAACTGCTGTTGAATCGGGTGCAGGCCATCCGGCTGCGACATCCCTTCGATGGTC
The sequence above is drawn from the Candidatus Flexicrinis proximus genome and encodes:
- a CDS encoding xanthine dehydrogenase family protein molybdopterin-binding subunit, with product MTAEIAPPAETTYRVIGTRQDRYDATDKVTGRAQYGADIRLPNMLYGKVLRSPHAHAFIRAIDTSAAEALTGVRAVITAADLPEAANKIVSGGEGGSANLRYLSENVLARDKALFFGHPVAAVCATSPQIAEEALSLIRVDYEVLPHVTDVRKAMKSGAPVLHDELRTDEMGQKGSVPTNVSNHLQHLQGDVERGFRESAFVVEREVVTAAVHQGYIEPHNATALFNAAGQLTIWCSTQGAFGIRSEVAEILDLPVSSVRVVPTEIGGGFGGKISAYLEPIAALLSLKSGHRPVQLTMSRAEDLAATGQAAGSYIRVKLGADADGRITTGEGYLAYETGAYPGGSFVGAGAAMLLAGYNIENILIDGYEVVLNKSRVAAYRAPGAPNAAFAAEVLIDELAERCGMDPLEFRLLNCAQEGDRRPDGLLQPRIGMKECLEAARRHPHYTAPLGGPNRGRGIACGYWDNYGGQSSASACVNYDGTISLLIGSIDLSGERTASAMQLAETLGITPAVIVPQVGDTNSVAETEGSYGSRTTFATGWAAILLGRKIIEELTGRVAQFWEVSPDAITYENGEFSAGDQRIGFTELAEHLSGLGGPVTVSVTVNPSGLGPGVACHIVDVEVDPDTGKVDILRYTAIQDAGKAIHPSFVEGQIQGGVVQGIGWALNEAFTYGEDGRLLNANLLDYRMPTSLDVPMIDTVIVEVPNPYHPFGVRGVGEVPISPPPAAIANAMYYAVGVRMDVLPMSPANVLAALWKKQAEAAQA
- a CDS encoding MoaD/ThiS family protein, producing the protein MATVFIPPLLRDLTGGQNKLSVPGESVRAIIAELDLRFPGIGGRLCAEGRLRPGMSVVVDGVVSRAGLRQPVTDASEVHFLPALSGG
- a CDS encoding (2Fe-2S)-binding protein translates to MHNKVHVRAQINGENVEFLCDTRQSLLEVLRDTLWLTGTKEGCSNGNCGACSVIMNGVLVDSCLVLGVEAQDATILTIEGMSQPDGLHPIQQQFLKHAALQCGICTPGLVLATKALLDHNPDPTEHEARLWLAGNLCRCTGYDKIVRAVLDAAKTVRETP